In Stutzerimonas stutzeri, a genomic segment contains:
- a CDS encoding NAD(P)/FAD-dependent oxidoreductase: MYRGFWYAQALDRESHLAPPLEGNDQADVCIIGGGFLGLWSAIRLKQAHPDWRIVVIERDRCGAGASGRNGGIATNWWAKYLSVMSICGEKEAHRICMAAESAIDEIGSFCREHGIDAQYRKDGWLWTASNKRQVNSWKILTDSLERHGVNPFQTLTPEQVRQRTGSPRMMGGIFDPNAATVQPAMLARGLRRVALELGVCIYEKTPLTNLERSDVPVVHTERGKIQAKKVVVAMNAWGAQFPELRRMIAIMSSDMVATAPVKERLDQMGFSGGECITDSRTVLNYYRNTTEGRIVFGKPLGQFGFAGKIGDLYERPSPAADKVTEEMRSFYPQLADVPIVSNWTGPIDRAMKGLPNFGRLGGHPNIVFGIGFSGNGVATTVFASRIIKSLVEEANDEWANCGLVNQKMQLFPPEPFRFVGAHLVRNALVRKESLEDHDQDAGFLTNQLAALAPAGYVPAQKK; the protein is encoded by the coding sequence ATGTACCGTGGTTTTTGGTATGCACAGGCCCTCGATCGCGAGAGCCATCTTGCCCCACCACTTGAAGGCAACGATCAAGCCGACGTTTGCATCATTGGCGGAGGCTTTCTCGGACTCTGGTCGGCCATCCGACTCAAGCAGGCCCATCCTGACTGGCGAATCGTAGTGATCGAGCGCGATCGCTGCGGCGCGGGTGCAAGCGGCCGTAACGGTGGCATCGCCACCAACTGGTGGGCCAAGTACCTGTCGGTCATGAGTATCTGCGGTGAGAAAGAAGCCCACCGAATCTGTATGGCTGCCGAATCGGCCATCGACGAGATTGGCAGCTTTTGCCGCGAGCATGGCATCGATGCTCAATACCGTAAGGATGGCTGGCTGTGGACGGCCAGCAACAAGCGCCAGGTCAATTCCTGGAAGATCCTCACCGACAGCCTCGAGCGCCACGGAGTGAACCCGTTCCAGACGCTGACGCCGGAGCAGGTGCGCCAGCGAACCGGTTCGCCGCGGATGATGGGCGGTATCTTTGACCCTAATGCTGCGACCGTGCAGCCAGCGATGCTGGCCCGCGGCCTGCGTCGTGTTGCCCTTGAACTCGGCGTCTGCATTTATGAAAAGACCCCGTTGACGAATCTGGAGCGGTCCGATGTTCCGGTCGTCCATACCGAGCGCGGAAAAATCCAGGCGAAGAAAGTCGTCGTGGCCATGAACGCTTGGGGCGCTCAGTTCCCGGAATTGCGTCGGATGATCGCGATCATGTCCAGTGACATGGTGGCAACGGCGCCGGTCAAGGAACGCCTCGATCAGATGGGGTTCAGTGGTGGCGAGTGCATCACCGATTCGCGCACTGTGCTCAATTACTACCGCAACACGACCGAAGGCCGCATCGTGTTCGGCAAGCCGCTGGGCCAGTTCGGCTTCGCCGGGAAGATTGGCGATCTGTACGAGCGTCCCTCTCCGGCTGCCGACAAGGTCACCGAAGAGATGCGCAGCTTCTATCCGCAACTGGCCGATGTGCCCATCGTCAGCAACTGGACGGGGCCCATCGACCGCGCGATGAAAGGCCTGCCGAACTTCGGCCGGCTCGGCGGCCATCCGAACATCGTGTTCGGCATCGGCTTCTCGGGCAATGGCGTGGCGACTACCGTCTTCGCCAGCCGGATCATCAAATCCCTGGTCGAAGAGGCCAACGACGAGTGGGCGAATTGCGGTCTGGTCAATCAGAAAATGCAGTTGTTTCCCCCGGAGCCCTTCCGCTTCGTCGGTGCGCACTTGGTGCGAAATGCCCTGGTCCGCAAGGAGTCGCTTGAAGACCACGACCAGGACGCCGGCTTCCTGACCAATCAGCTTGCGGCACTGGCTCCAGCCGGTTACGTCCCTGCACAGAAGAAATAA
- a CDS encoding NAD(P)-dependent oxidoreductase yields the protein MKHRVVFLDDEGIGPGVITPQLPFEHEWSSYVYTRPDQVLERLQGATIAMTCSVPLREEHLAQLPDLQMISLALTGTDIVDMDYCRARGIEVTNVPGYATNTVAEHSLAMMFELFRKVSSYHRVMQQVRDGSHETKNIYFDFPIRDLRGRVIGIVGNGPIAKRVAELSKAIGMDVIVYDRGGRYEGANFVPLDVLLQRSDVVMINCPLTDETLNLIDADELAQMKSDAVVINTGRGGIVNEAALIEAVEQGRIGGAALDVVVDEPVQPDNPLFRLIDRHNFILNPHVAWSSQDSMQGLISRSLDNITAFVNASPNEGKRAGAAQ from the coding sequence ATGAAGCATCGCGTCGTATTTCTGGACGATGAAGGCATAGGCCCTGGGGTCATTACGCCCCAGCTGCCTTTCGAGCACGAGTGGTCCAGTTACGTTTACACCCGCCCCGATCAGGTTCTGGAACGTTTGCAGGGCGCCACCATCGCCATGACCTGCAGCGTTCCGTTGCGCGAAGAGCACCTCGCACAATTGCCGGATCTGCAGATGATCTCCCTGGCGCTGACCGGCACCGATATCGTCGATATGGACTATTGCCGCGCCCGCGGTATTGAAGTCACCAACGTGCCCGGTTACGCCACCAATACGGTGGCCGAGCATTCCCTGGCGATGATGTTCGAGCTCTTTCGCAAGGTCTCGAGCTACCACCGCGTGATGCAGCAGGTGCGTGACGGCAGCCATGAAACGAAGAACATCTATTTCGACTTCCCGATCCGCGATCTGCGTGGCCGGGTGATTGGTATCGTGGGTAATGGGCCCATCGCCAAGCGCGTCGCTGAACTCAGCAAAGCCATCGGCATGGACGTGATCGTCTATGACCGCGGCGGCCGTTACGAAGGCGCGAACTTCGTACCGCTGGATGTTCTGCTGCAGCGCAGTGACGTGGTGATGATCAACTGCCCGCTTACGGATGAAACCTTGAACCTGATCGATGCCGATGAGTTGGCGCAGATGAAGTCAGACGCGGTGGTGATCAATACCGGGCGGGGCGGCATCGTCAACGAAGCCGCCCTAATCGAGGCCGTCGAGCAGGGTCGTATCGGTGGCGCTGCATTGGACGTGGTGGTCGATGAGCCGGTCCAGCCGGATAACCCGCTGTTCCGCCTCATCGACCGTCATAACTTCATTCTCAACCCCCATGTGGCCTGGAGCAGTCAGGATTCTATGCAGGGGTTGATCAGCCGCTCCCTCGATAACATCACGGCGTTCGTCAATGCGAGCCCAAATGAGGGAAAACGTGCCGGAGCAGCACAATGA